One segment of Papaver somniferum cultivar HN1 unplaced genomic scaffold, ASM357369v1 unplaced-scaffold_81, whole genome shotgun sequence DNA contains the following:
- the LOC113345553 gene encoding probable E3 ubiquitin-protein ligase LUL4 isoform X3: protein MGISSSKPQRYDQNPSPSLLLSSSSSSYPNPPNSLPSTSTSSSSSYSYSFPPPSQPPPPPPNCYSSYPQNPPPPPYNNNSQPTYQNPPQLNHYPMYPPPPPLPSNNPYYYQQNLYSYNQSNTNQWQQPWIRPHMMMPQQPIQQILPLVPYQEAKKVRNDVNVHKDTVKIQIDEHNPDYHLVSFTFDALVDGSITIFYFAKEGANCQYSPLYPDACMPVTVPFQKGLGQKFHQPSGTGIDLGFFDLEDLSRPSPGDQVFPLVIYAEACQPPLPMIEDSDHPLPSTSRAQISEAVLEKNNQGAFQVKVVKQILWIDGERYELREIYGIGNSTEPDLDDNDSGKECVICMTEPKDTAVLPCRHMCMCNECANELRRQTNKCPICRQPIEELLEIKE, encoded by the exons ATGGGGATATCATCAAGTAAACCACAGAGATAtgatcaaaacccatctccatctCTACtcctttcttcttcctcctcttcatacCCAAACCCCCCTAATTCACTCCCTTCAACTTCtacttcctcctcctcttcttattcttattcttttcctccaccatcacaaccaccaccaccaccaccaaattgTTACAGCTCTTACCCTCAAAACCCTCCTCCCCCTCCATATAATAATAATTCACAACCCACATATCAAAACCCCCCACAACTAAATCACTACCCTATGTATCCTCCTCCACCTCCTCTTCCTAGTAATAATCCATATTATTATCAACAAAATCTCTATTCTTATAATCAAAGTAATACTAATCAGTGGCAACAACCTTGGATTAGACCTCATATGATGATGCCCCAACAACCTATACAACAAATACTACCATTAGTACCATATCAAGAAGCTAAGAAAGTTAGGAATGATGTGAATGTTCATAAAGATACTGTCAAGATTCAGATTGATGAACATAACCCTGATTACCATTTGGTTTCGTTCACTTTTGATGCCCTTGTTGATGGAAG CATTACCATTTTTTACTTCGCCAAGGAAGGTGCCAACTGTCAGTATTCTCCACTGTATCCCGATGCTTGTATGCCTGTTACAGTTCCATTTCAGAAAGGTCTAGGTCAGAAATTTCATCAGCCTTCAGGAACCGGTATCGACTTAGGTTTCTTCGATTTGGAAGATCTCTCAAGACCGTCTCCAGGTGACCAGGTGTTCCCGCTTGTAATATATGCCGAAGCCTGCCAACCACCTTTGCCTATGATTGAAGATTCTGACCATCCGCTACCCAGTACTTCTCGTGCACAAATTTCTGAAGCTGTCCTTGAGAAGAACAACCAAGGTGCCTTCCAGGTTAAAGTAGTCAAGCAAATATTGTGGATTGATGGGGAGCGCTATGAGTTGCGCGAGATCTATGGGATTGGCAATTCAACAGAACCAGACCTTGATGATAATGATTCAGGCAAGGAATGTGTAATTTGCATGACTGAACCAAAGGACACAGCTGTCCTTCCTTGTCGACATATG TGTATGTGCAATGAGTGTGCGAACGAGCTGAGGCGCCAAACGAACAAGTGTCCTATATGTCGTCAACCCATTGAGGAACTTCTTGAGATAAAG GAGTAA
- the LOC113345553 gene encoding probable E3 ubiquitin-protein ligase LUL4 isoform X2 — protein MGISSSKPQRYDQNPSPSLLLSSSSSSYPNPPNSLPSTSTSSSSSYSYSFPPPSQPPPPPPNCYSSYPQNPPPPPYNNNSQPTYQNPPQLNHYPMYPPPPPLPSNNPYYYQQNLYSYNQSNTNQWQQPWIRPHMMMPQQPIQQILPLVPYQEAKKVRNDVNVHKDTVKIQIDEHNPDYHLVSFTFDALVDGSITIFYFAKEGANCQYSPLYPDACMPVTVPFQKGLGQKFHQPSGTGIDLGFFDLEDLSRPSPGDQVFPLVIYAEACQPPLPMIEDSDHPLPSTSRAQISEAVLEKNNQGAFQVKVVKQILWIDGERYELREIYGIGNSTEPDLDDNDSGKECVICMTEPKDTAVLPCRHMCMCNECANELRRQTNKCPICRQPIEELLEIKLPTLRFS, from the exons ATGGGGATATCATCAAGTAAACCACAGAGATAtgatcaaaacccatctccatctCTACtcctttcttcttcctcctcttcatacCCAAACCCCCCTAATTCACTCCCTTCAACTTCtacttcctcctcctcttcttattcttattcttttcctccaccatcacaaccaccaccaccaccaccaaattgTTACAGCTCTTACCCTCAAAACCCTCCTCCCCCTCCATATAATAATAATTCACAACCCACATATCAAAACCCCCCACAACTAAATCACTACCCTATGTATCCTCCTCCACCTCCTCTTCCTAGTAATAATCCATATTATTATCAACAAAATCTCTATTCTTATAATCAAAGTAATACTAATCAGTGGCAACAACCTTGGATTAGACCTCATATGATGATGCCCCAACAACCTATACAACAAATACTACCATTAGTACCATATCAAGAAGCTAAGAAAGTTAGGAATGATGTGAATGTTCATAAAGATACTGTCAAGATTCAGATTGATGAACATAACCCTGATTACCATTTGGTTTCGTTCACTTTTGATGCCCTTGTTGATGGAAG CATTACCATTTTTTACTTCGCCAAGGAAGGTGCCAACTGTCAGTATTCTCCACTGTATCCCGATGCTTGTATGCCTGTTACAGTTCCATTTCAGAAAGGTCTAGGTCAGAAATTTCATCAGCCTTCAGGAACCGGTATCGACTTAGGTTTCTTCGATTTGGAAGATCTCTCAAGACCGTCTCCAGGTGACCAGGTGTTCCCGCTTGTAATATATGCCGAAGCCTGCCAACCACCTTTGCCTATGATTGAAGATTCTGACCATCCGCTACCCAGTACTTCTCGTGCACAAATTTCTGAAGCTGTCCTTGAGAAGAACAACCAAGGTGCCTTCCAGGTTAAAGTAGTCAAGCAAATATTGTGGATTGATGGGGAGCGCTATGAGTTGCGCGAGATCTATGGGATTGGCAATTCAACAGAACCAGACCTTGATGATAATGATTCAGGCAAGGAATGTGTAATTTGCATGACTGAACCAAAGGACACAGCTGTCCTTCCTTGTCGACATATG TGTATGTGCAATGAGTGTGCGAACGAGCTGAGGCGCCAAACGAACAAGTGTCCTATATGTCGTCAACCCATTGAGGAACTTCTTGAGATAAAG CTACCTACTCTGAGATTCAGCTAA
- the LOC113345553 gene encoding probable E3 ubiquitin-protein ligase LUL4 isoform X1: MGISSSKPQRYDQNPSPSLLLSSSSSSYPNPPNSLPSTSTSSSSSYSYSFPPPSQPPPPPPNCYSSYPQNPPPPPYNNNSQPTYQNPPQLNHYPMYPPPPPLPSNNPYYYQQNLYSYNQSNTNQWQQPWIRPHMMMPQQPIQQILPLVPYQEAKKVRNDVNVHKDTVKIQIDEHNPDYHLVSFTFDALVDGSITIFYFAKEGANCQYSPLYPDACMPVTVPFQKGLGQKFHQPSGTGIDLGFFDLEDLSRPSPGDQVFPLVIYAEACQPPLPMIEDSDHPLPSTSRAQISEAVLEKNNQGAFQVKVVKQILWIDGERYELREIYGIGNSTEPDLDDNDSGKECVICMTEPKDTAVLPCRHMCMCNECANELRRQTNKCPICRQPIEELLEIKFGFALGSGSPITCRL, from the exons ATGGGGATATCATCAAGTAAACCACAGAGATAtgatcaaaacccatctccatctCTACtcctttcttcttcctcctcttcatacCCAAACCCCCCTAATTCACTCCCTTCAACTTCtacttcctcctcctcttcttattcttattcttttcctccaccatcacaaccaccaccaccaccaccaaattgTTACAGCTCTTACCCTCAAAACCCTCCTCCCCCTCCATATAATAATAATTCACAACCCACATATCAAAACCCCCCACAACTAAATCACTACCCTATGTATCCTCCTCCACCTCCTCTTCCTAGTAATAATCCATATTATTATCAACAAAATCTCTATTCTTATAATCAAAGTAATACTAATCAGTGGCAACAACCTTGGATTAGACCTCATATGATGATGCCCCAACAACCTATACAACAAATACTACCATTAGTACCATATCAAGAAGCTAAGAAAGTTAGGAATGATGTGAATGTTCATAAAGATACTGTCAAGATTCAGATTGATGAACATAACCCTGATTACCATTTGGTTTCGTTCACTTTTGATGCCCTTGTTGATGGAAG CATTACCATTTTTTACTTCGCCAAGGAAGGTGCCAACTGTCAGTATTCTCCACTGTATCCCGATGCTTGTATGCCTGTTACAGTTCCATTTCAGAAAGGTCTAGGTCAGAAATTTCATCAGCCTTCAGGAACCGGTATCGACTTAGGTTTCTTCGATTTGGAAGATCTCTCAAGACCGTCTCCAGGTGACCAGGTGTTCCCGCTTGTAATATATGCCGAAGCCTGCCAACCACCTTTGCCTATGATTGAAGATTCTGACCATCCGCTACCCAGTACTTCTCGTGCACAAATTTCTGAAGCTGTCCTTGAGAAGAACAACCAAGGTGCCTTCCAGGTTAAAGTAGTCAAGCAAATATTGTGGATTGATGGGGAGCGCTATGAGTTGCGCGAGATCTATGGGATTGGCAATTCAACAGAACCAGACCTTGATGATAATGATTCAGGCAAGGAATGTGTAATTTGCATGACTGAACCAAAGGACACAGCTGTCCTTCCTTGTCGACATATG TGTATGTGCAATGAGTGTGCGAACGAGCTGAGGCGCCAAACGAACAAGTGTCCTATATGTCGTCAACCCATTGAGGAACTTCTTGAGATAAAG TTCGGGTTCGCGCTTGGATCGGGTTCTCCTATTACTTGCAGGTTATGA
- the LOC113345314 gene encoding heavy metal-associated isoprenylated plant protein 33-like, with protein MSKEEFLKIQTCVLKVNIHCDGCKQKVKKLLQKIEGVYKTSVDSEQGKVTVSGNVDPNALIKKLVKAGKHAELWGSQKQQQPNNNQNQNQLNAQFKNMKIDNGGKGGKDQQQQQQKGGPPQQQQQQQQHQQKGGPPQNPQKQQQLQQQQMMQQLAQMKGFKDLKLPNLKDPKSVKFDDEDEFDDDDDDEFDDEDDEFDDDDFDDDEFDDDFDDPNHPINKMKPIGGGGGGPQMMMNKAGGGGGGGGMPPNGMMMPKGGPGGGGMPPNGMMMPKGGPGGGMPPGMMMSNGMPPGMMPKGMPPGMMPPGMMMGNGQQHPQMMNNKVGGGGGNPAANNGGAGNGGKKGGGGNGPVPVQMKGNPGNNDGKNGGKKGGGGGGNPNQAGGGGKNGSKGGNSQDLKNVMNDGGGNNKGMPNNVNNGGKKGGGKMDNMLPGDFHEINMAQGRGGGGGPMGNFPMGQKGNMQMNGQMGNNMPMGMGGQMGNIPAVQGLPASAMNGGGGPPPGYFQGGARAEGMGGVNPQLQQQQQQQQQYIAAMMMQQQQMQQQQQRAAAAANMGNNNPEGFHPMMYARQPPAVNYMAPPIQMQPPMSDPYTHYFSDENTSSCNVM; from the exons ATGAGTAAAGAAGAGTTCTTGAAGATCCAG ACTTGTGTTCTGAAAGTGAATATACACTGTGATGGATGTAAACAAAAAGTGAAGAAATTATTGCAGAAAATTGAAG GAGTGTATAAAACAAGCGTAGATTCAGAACAAGGGAAGGTGACAGTCTCTGGTAATGTTGACCCAAATGCTCTGATTAAGAAGCTTGTGAAAGCTGGTAAACATGCAGAGCTTTGGGGttctcaaaaacaacaacaacccaACAATAATCAGAATCAAAATCAGCTCAATGCACAGTTCAAGAACATGAAAATTGACAATGGTGGTAAAGGTGGTAaagaccaacaacaacaacaacaaaaaggaggacctccacaacaacaacaacaacaacagcagcatcaACAGAAAGGAGGACCTCCACAAAATCCACAGAAGCAACAGCAATTGCAACAGCAGCAGATGATGCAGCAATTAGCACAGATGAAAGGGTTTAAAGATCTTAAATTACCAAATTTGAAAGATCCAAAATCAGTTAAGTTTGACGATGAAGATgagtttgatgatgatgatgacgatgaatttgacgatgaagatgatgagtttgacgatgatgattttgatgatgatgagtttgatgatgattttgatgatccAAATCATCCtatcaataagatgaaacctattggtggtggtggaggaggaccTCAGATGATGATGAATAaagcaggtggtggtggtggtggtggtggtatgcCACCAAATGGGATGATGATGCCTAAAGGAGGACCAGGGGGTGGTGGTATGCCGCCAAATGGGATGATGATGCCTAAAGGAGGACCAGGTGGTGGTATGCCTCCAGGAATGATGATGTCAAATGGTATGCCTCCGGGTATGATGCCTAAAGGTATGCCTCCGGGTATGATGCCTCCTGGTATGATGATGGGTAATGGTCAGCAGCATCCTCAGATGATGAATAACAAagttggtggaggtggtggaaatCCTGCTGCAAATAATGGTGGTGCTGGAAATGGTGGCAAGAAAGGAGGTGGTGGTAATGGCCCTGTGCCAGTACAAATGAAGGGTAATCCTGGAAACAACGATGGCAAAAATGGGGGTAAaaaaggaggtggtggtggaggaaaTCCAAATCAAGCTGGGGGTGGTGGTAAAAATGGAAGCAAAGGTGGAAATTCACAAGATTTAAAAAATGTTATGAATGATGGAGGTGGGAACAATAAAGGCATGCCAAACAATGTCAACAATGGTGGAAAGAAAGGTGGCGGCAAAATGGACAATATGCTTCCCGgtgattttcatgaaattaatATGGCACAAGGtcgtggcggtggcggtggtccGATGGGGAATTTTCCGATGGGCCAAAAAGGGAATATGCAGATGAATGGTCAGATGGGTAACAACATGCCAATGGGCATGGGAGGTCAGATGGGTAACATCCCTGCTGTTCAAGGTCTACCAGCATCAGCCATGAACGGCGGCGGAGGACCACCACCAGGATACTTCCAAGGAGGCGCGAGAGCTGAAGGCATGGGAGGAGTAAacccacaacttcaacaacaacagcagcagcagcaacaatacatAGCTGCTATGATGATGCAGCAACAACAAatgcaacaacagcaacagcgtGCAGCAGCTGCTGCTAACATGGGTAATAACAATCCTGAAGGTTTTCATCCAATGATGTATGCTCGACAACCACCAGCTGTGAATTATATGGCACCACCGATCCAAATGCAGCCACCGATGAGCGATCCATACACGCATTACTTCAGCGACGAAAACACCAGTAGTTGCAATGTGATGTAA